GACGCGGCCGTGCGCGCCGCCCTGGAGCGCTCGCGCTTCGTGCCCCTGCTCTACGGCGTGGCCGGCATGGGCTACGCCCTGCTCATCGGGATGGGCGGCTGGATGACCTTCTCTGGCATCGGCCCAAGCGTCGGCGACTTCACGACCTTCGTGCTCCTGGCCATGCGCCTCATCCTGCCGCTCTTCGTCTTCGGCATGCTCATCAACCAGATCCAGCAGTCCGAGGCCTCGGCCCAGCGCATCACCGAGATCTTCGACACGGCGCCCACGGTCCGTGACGAGGCCTCCGCCGCTCCCCTGCAGGGCGCGCTTGAACGCGTCGAGGTCCGAAACATGTGTTTCGCCTATCCCGGCCGCGACAAGGTCCTGTGCGGCATCGACCTTACCCTGGAGCGGGGCAGGGTCCTCGGCGTGGTCGGGCCCACAGGCGCGGGCAAGAGCTCCCTGGCCAAGCTGATGCTGCGCTACTACGACCCCATGGGCGGCGAGATTCTGGTCAACGGCCGGCCGCTGGCCTCGGTGCCCCTCGACAGCTGGCGGGGCCGCATCGGTTACGTGTCCCAGGAGGCCTACCTCTTCCACGGCACAGTGGGCGAGAACATCCGCCTGGGTTCGCCCAGTGCCGTGGATGACGACGTCCGCCGAGCGGCGCGCCTGGCCGGGGCCGCGGAGTTCATCGATGCCTTGCCCGACGGGTACGACACCCTGGTCGGGGACCGCGGCATGAAGCTCTCGGGCGGCCAGCGCCAACGCATCTCCCTGGCCCGGGCCATCCTGCGTGACCCCGAGTTCCTGATCCTCGACGAGGCCACCGCCAGCGTGGACACGCGCACCGAGGAGATCATCCAGAACAATCTGAAGGAGCTGCGCGGCGACCGAATCACCCTGGCCATCGCCCATCGCCTGTCCACGGTGCGGCAGTGCGACGAGATCGTGGTCATCGTCGACGGCGTCATTGTGGAGCGCGGGACCCATGCCGAACTGGTCGGTGCCGGCGGCGTCTACGCGGGGCTGTGGCAGGTGCAGAGCGGAGAATAGGGGGGGCAGGCGCGGATATTGCATTCCACTTGAAAAGCCAGGTGACGGTACGCAGCCGCCGTGACGGTTTCGGCATATGCTGCGTGTATCTTTTCTCAAGGAAAAGAACCTATTGGCCTGGGCGAACATGCCCGGCCGTTTGGCAGTCAGCATGGCGGAGTGGGATGTTTGTCCGGAAAAGGTGGATTTTTATCCGCCGGCAGGCGTGCCTGCAAGGAGTCGTTATGAAGTTCGTGTCTGGAATGTCGTTTGTTCGCCGGTACCGGTTCGCGTTCGCGCTGTTCGTCGTCTCTTCCCTGCTGAGCTGCGGGGCGGCCTTTGCCGACAAGGTGTTTGTCGAGTACGATGTCGTCATTATCGGGAAAAATTTCGTGATCTCGACGCCCTACGATGACGGCGTCGTGCTCGAAAGCAAG
The Desulfomicrobium escambiense DSM 10707 genome window above contains:
- a CDS encoding ABC transporter ATP-binding protein, which produces MNAQETRTLGRALWRLVRFARPHARRILLGLAANAGARFFDLLPMIVVGRVVDTVSVALRDGQALAGTDFLWAGLLVLGTFAGLAVFQSVSDYTLDSAAQMIRHDLRVELYTHVQRLDVSYFESRQTGDIMAVLAGDVDNLERFFSDTSTSIVRLFITFTGIYGILFWLDWHLALLLLAPMPIAVWAVRFFATRVSPQYRTARKAVGEINSILENNLQGMHVIQAYSAQDHQTGRIRQRSEEYRDAAVRAALERSRFVPLLYGVAGMGYALLIGMGGWMTFSGIGPSVGDFTTFVLLAMRLILPLFVFGMLINQIQQSEASAQRITEIFDTAPTVRDEASAAPLQGALERVEVRNMCFAYPGRDKVLCGIDLTLERGRVLGVVGPTGAGKSSLAKLMLRYYDPMGGEILVNGRPLASVPLDSWRGRIGYVSQEAYLFHGTVGENIRLGSPSAVDDDVRRAARLAGAAEFIDALPDGYDTLVGDRGMKLSGGQRQRISLARAILRDPEFLILDEATASVDTRTEEIIQNNLKELRGDRITLAIAHRLSTVRQCDEIVVIVDGVIVERGTHAELVGAGGVYAGLWQVQSGE